The following are encoded together in the Tripterygium wilfordii isolate XIE 37 chromosome 18, ASM1340144v1, whole genome shotgun sequence genome:
- the LOC119984379 gene encoding protein DETOXIFICATION 35 encodes METPLLNGYDSGDYAPVRTFKEMKSMFWIETVKLWKIAAPISFSIICQYALNSATTIFVGHLGDIELSAVSIATSVIGTFSFGFLLGMGSAAETLCGQAFGAGQLNMLGLYMQRSWIVLTVACIFLSPIYVFATPILKLLGQQDDIADLAGKFAILIIPQMFSQAINFPTQKFLQAQSKVNVVAFIGFAALFIQVLMLWLCIYVFDWGLIGAAIASDISSWGIAVSQVVYVVFWCNEGWSGLSWAAFKEIWAFVRLSIASAVMLCLEIWYSMSLVLVTGHLSNAVIAVGSLSICMNVNGFEAMLFIGINAAISVRVANELGMGHPRAAKYCVFVVVFQSFLIGLLAMAIILITKDYFAIIFTNETNMQVAVSKLASLLGITMVLNSVQPVISGVAIGGGWQAMVAYINIGCYYVFGLPLGIVLGYTAGLGVTGVWSGMIAGTALQTLLLLIVLYKTNWNKEVEQTTERMRKYGGQDIDTDKIADSI; translated from the exons ATGGAGACTCCACTGCTCAACGGCTACGATTCCGGCGACTATGCGCCGGTCAGGACATTTAAAGAAATGAAGTCCATGTTCTGGATTGAGACAGTCAAGTTGTGGAAGATTGCAGCGCCGATCTCCTTCTCTATAATCTGCCAGTACGCATTGAACTCGGCCACCACTATATTTGTCGGCCATCTCGGCGACATTGAGCTTTCTGCCGTCTCAATTGCTACCTCTGTTATTGGGACCTTCTCTTTTGGATTCCTG cttGGCATGGGGAGTGCAGCTGAGACACTGTGTGGTCAGGCATTTGGAGCTGGACAACTGAACATGCTTGGCCTTTACATGCAGAGGTCTTGGATAGTCTTAACAGTCGCCTGCATCTTCCTTTCACCTATTTACGTCTTTGCCACTCCGATACTAAAGCTTCTTGGCCAGCAGGATGATATAGCTGATCTTGCTGGAAAGTTTGCAATCCTAATTATTCCTCAAATGTTCTCGCAAGCCATTAACTTCCCAACCCAGAAGTTCCTTCAAGCCCAAAGCAAGGTTAATGTGGTGGCATTCATAGGCTTCGCGGCTCTATTCATCCAAGTTCTGATGCTTTGGCTCTGCATTTATGTGTTTGATTGGGGACTAATTGGTGCAGCCATAGCATCCGACATCAGTTCTTGGGGGATAGCTGTGTCTCAAGTGGTGTatgttgtgttttggtgtaatgAAGGATGGAGCGGATTGTCGTGGGCTGCATTCAAGGAGATTTGGGCATTTGTTCGGCTCTCCATTGCTTCGGCTGTGATGCTTTGCCTCGAAATATGGTACAGCATGAGTCTAGTACTCGTCACTGGCCACCTTAGCAATGCAGTAATTGCTGTTGGTTCCCTCTCTATATG CATGAATGTTAATGGATTTGAAGCCATGCTGTTCATTGGAATAAATGCTGCAATAAG tGTTCGGGTCGCCAATGAGCTTGGAATGGGGCATCCAAGAGCAGCCAAATATTGTGTCTTTGTCGTTGTATTCCAATCGTTCCTCATCGGGCTCCTTGCCATGGCTATTATATTGATAACTAAGGACTATTTTGCCATAATTTTCACGAATGAAACAAATATGCAAGTGGCTGTTTCTAAGCTAGCATCTCTTCTCGGCATAACCATGGTTCTTAACAGTGTCCAGCCAGTGATTTCAG GTGTTGCCATTGGTGGTGGATGGCAAGCAATGGTTGCTTACATAAACATAGGTTGTTATTACGTTTTCGGACTCCCTCTTGGCATCGTTCTTGGCTACACAGCAGGCTTGGGAGTAACG GGAGTTTGGTCGGGCATGATAGCCGGAACTGCTCTTCAAACCTTGTTGCTTTTGATTGTACTCTATAAGACCAACTGGAACAAAGAG GTGGAGCAAACAACAGAACGCATGCGCAAGTATGGAGGGCAAGACATCGACACTGATAAGATAGCTGATTCCATATGA
- the LOC119984380 gene encoding uncharacterized protein LOC119984380, whose protein sequence is MSCTADYQSNLHCRRRATPSMASRYEIELYITSANDLKNVNWRYGPLRPYAVVWVDPDKKCSSRVDEEGDTNPYWDEKLLVPLPPGPIEDHTLHIDIVHAGGKEDVKPLIGSARLNLGEFIDESGVGQKANRTLKLKRPSGRPQGKLEIKLEVRDQRYREPEYYAPPYGAGGAREYVPPPPSSYGAPYAAAPQNPYYASPAPSGYPSGGYNYGQPAYGNPSYGQESYGYGRGSYGQYGKAEEEKKSKFGGMGTGLAVGAVAGAVGAIAIAEGVDALEDNIADDVAEKVEDDYYDGGDDE, encoded by the coding sequence ATGTCATGCACCGCAGATTATCAGAGTAACCTTCATTGTCGACGTCGGGCAACTCCGTCAATGGCTTCTCGTTACGAAATTGAATTGTACATTACATCAGCCAACGACCTCAAGAACGTCAACTGGCGATACGGTCCGCTGCGTCCATACGCCGTCGTTTGGGTTGACCCGGACAAAAAGTGCTCTTCAAGAGTTGATGAAGAAGGCGACACGAATCCCTATTGGGACGAGAAGCTTCTCGTACCCCTGCCGCCGGGCCCCATCGAGGATCACACACTCCACATCGACATCGTACACGCAGGTGGCAAGGAGGACGTGAAGCCTCTCATTGGCTCGGCTCGGCTCAACCTCGGCGAATTCATCGATGAGTCCGGTGTTGGTCAGAAGGCCAATCGTACGCTTAAGCTGAAGCGTCCATCCGGTCGGCCTCAGGGGAAGCTTGAGATCAAGTTGGAGGTTAGGGATCAGCGTTACCGTGAGCCGGAGTACTATGCGCCGCCGTATGGAGCTGGTGGGGCTAGGGAATATGTTCCGCCGCCGCCGTCTTCTTACGGTGCTCCTTACGCAGCAGCACCGCAAAATCCCTACTATGCGTCGCCGGCACCATCGGGTTATCCTTCCGGTGGTTACAACTACGGTCAGCCTGCTTATGGTAACCCGAGTTACGGCCAAGAGTCATACGGCTACGGTCGGGGGAGTTACGGTCAGTACGGTAAGgcggaggaggagaagaagagcaAGTTTGGAGGAATGGGGACCGGATTGGCTGTGGGCGCGGTTGCAGGAGCAGTTGGTGCGATCGCAATAGCGGAGGGTGTGGATGCATTGGAGGACAATATCGCCGATGACGTGGCAGAAAAGGTTGAGGATGATTATTATGATGGTGGGGATGATGAATAG
- the LOC119984021 gene encoding N6-adenosine-methyltransferase non-catalytic subunit MTB-like: MGSPEHGRSYGKQNVEDSSDVKSDRDDIEWEGSDKRKHRSSKSRKSSNVEEGEGLDSSGRRRSSGDKSESRKRSNGSSKAGSDDDSYDTRKERNSKQVKKNQEVSALEKLSSWYQDGELYSRQDSGDKLGGRAHIRSDENERRKISSKLSEHESSRSGTKSKEEKSRDRELEKISDRVSGYSERRESIREKGHGSSEQVKNSRRRWDDADAVRKADENHQEKADLRIEKASDSKHETTKERSTSARNETIESKSRGVVVNSEKGYKSDDRGERRVDTDRSRSKGRSETLEDDRGSPVPHDDRSGREKIDKYRQQRTPTNRDATESREKSAVPDEDGNSWMREKIAKDLGHTNRISTPEKSGTRHQEADRSEMDHDRSIDLKWKELEKDGHRENRSKGRDDNWSDRNREWEDSKELWERRPPSCGDKGSKDGDILYDHGREWELPRHGRDRNDNEMPHGRSGNRKDGSRGEAVKTSNFSNENYDVIEIRTKPDYGRAETGSNFVRRTDVSQQSDLKSASNDGDWPYMRDDGARTDIYGSGVSGEDLKDRYLDDGTVMRDPNSWKDEFDYQGGKGRGQKGAVSGRGFGGHRGSQPPYGNQESVSFGRAPPQGVKGTRVGRGGRGRPTGRDNQQVGLPLPIMGSPFGPLGMPPHGPMQPLTPSMSPAPGPPISPGVFIPPFSPPIWPRARGIDMNMLGVPPGLSPIPPGPSGPRFPPNMGNQSNPPLYFNQTGPERGMPPSIAGPGFNSAGPMGRGGLPDNAPGAGGWVPPRNNGPPGKAPSRGEQNDYSQNFVDTGMRPQNFIRELELTNVVEDYPKLRELIQKKDEIVTKSATPPMYFKCDLREFELSPEFFGTKFDVILVDPPWEEYVHRAPGIAEHTEYWTFEEILNLKIEAIADTPSFIFLWVGDGVGLEQGRQCLKKWGFRRCEDICWVQTNKSTPTPSLRHDSHTLFQHSKEHCLMGIKGTIRRSTDGHIIHANIDTDVIIAEEPPYGSTQKPEDMYRIVEHFALGRRRIELFGEDHNIRSGWLTVGKGLSSSNFNAEAYIKNFADMDGKVWQGEAGRNPPPEAPHLVLTTPEIESLRPKSPMKNQQQQSTAITLTTPSRRADGNSPQNPGALSLNQEASSSCLPEEKVFDIYGYGGQTSGDYLDFESHRPLNLL, encoded by the exons ATGGGTTCACCTGAACATGGTCGGAGCTATGGAAAACAGAACGTAGAGGATAGCTCAGATGTGAAGAGTGATAGGGATGATATAGAATGGGAGGGCAGTGATAAGAGGAAGCATAGGTCAAGCAAATCTAGAAAGTCCAGCAATGTGGAAGAAGGTGAAGGATTGGACAGTAGTGGACGAAGGAGAAGTTCTGGTGACAAAAGCGAGAGTCGTAAGAGGTCAAATGGATCTAGCAAAGCCGGCAGTGACGATGATAGTTATGACACTAGAAAGGAGCGGAATTCTAAGCAAgtgaagaaaaatcaagaggTGAGTGCTTTGGAAAAGTTGAGTAGCTGGTATCAGGATGGAGAACTATATAGCAGGCAAGATAGCGGCGATAAGTTGGGTGGTAGAGCACATATTCGTTCTGATGAAAATGAGAGAAGGAAAATTTCATCAAAGCTCTCGGAGCATGAGAGTTCTCGAAGTGGAACTAAaagcaaagaagaaaaatcCCGTGATAGAGAGCTCGAGAAGATATCAGATAGAGTCTCCGGGTATTCAGAGAGAAGGGAAAGCATCAGAGAGAAGGGTCATGGCTCCTCTGAGCAGGTAAAAAACTCAAGGAGAAGATGGGATGATGCAGATGCTGTCAGGAAAGCTGATgaaaatcatcaggaaaaagcTGACCTGAGAATTGAAAAGGCTTCAGATTCCAAGCATGAGACTACTAAAGAGAGAAGCACATCTGCGAGAAATGAAACAATTGAGAGTAAAAGCAGGGGTGTGGTTGTCAATAGTGAGAAGGGTTACAAATCAGATGACAGGGGAGAGAGGAGAGTTGATACTGACAGGAGTAGGAGCAAAGGCAGGTCAGAAACTTTAGAAGATGATAGAGGTAGTCCCGTTCCTCATGATGACAGATCAGGCAGGGAAAAAATTGACAAGTACCGACAGCAGAGAACTCCCACTAACAGGGATGCCACTGAAAGCCGAGAAAAATCTGCCGTTCCTGATGAAGATGGAAATTCATggatgagagagaaaattgCAAAGGACTTGGGCCATACAAACAGGATCAGCACCCCCGAGAAGAGTGGTACGCGTCATCAAGAAGCTGATCGCTCTGAGATGGATCATGACAGAAGCATTGATCTCAAGTGGAAAGAGCTGGAAAAGGATGGCCACAGGGAGAATAGATCAAAAGGCCGAGATGATAACTGGAGTGACAGGAATAGGGAATGGGAGGATTCAAAAGAGCTCTGGGAAAGAAGGCCTCCCAGCTGTGGTGATAAGGGGTCGAAGGATGGGGACATTCTTTATGATCATGGTAGAGAGTGGGAGTTGCCCAGGCATGGCCGCGATAGGAATGACAATGAAATGCCTCATGGTCGGTCAGGTAATAGAAAAGATGGAAGTAGGGGTGAAGCTGTAAAAACCTCAAATTTTTCAAATGAGAACTATGATGTTATAGAGATCCGAACAAAACCCGACTATGGAAGAGCAGAAACTGGATCCAATTTTGTCAGGCGAACCGACGTTAGTCAGCAGTCTGACTTGAAATCAGCCTCAAATGATGGTGACTGGCCATACATGCGAGATGATGGAGCAAGGACTGACATATATGGATCTGGGGTTTCTGGTGAAGATTTAAAGGATAGATATTTGGATGATGGGACAGTTATGCGAGATCCAAATTCTTGGAAGGATGAGTTTGATTATCAAGGTGGTAAAGGAAGAGGCCAGAAAGGTGCTGTATCTGGTCGTGGTTTTGGTGGGCATCGTGGTTCACAGCCGCCATATGGTAACCAGGAGTCGGTGTCTTTTGGCAGAGCTCCTCCTCAAGGAGTAAAAGGAACTAGGGTAGGAAGAGGAGGAAGGGGTAGGCCTACTGGCAGAGATAACCAACAGGTTGGACTCCCTCTGCCAATTATGGGATCACCTTTTGGGCCTCTTGGAATGCCACCACATGGACCAATGCAGCCGCTTACCCCTAGTATGTCGCCTGCTCCTGGTCCTCCTATTTCTCCTGGTGTTTTCATTCCTCCATTTTCTCCACCTATATGGCCTCGGGCTCGTGGCATTGACATGAACATGTTAGGCGTTCCACCTGGTCTCTCTCCTATTCCTCCCGGGCCATCAGGTCCGAGATTTCCTCCTAATATGGGGAATCAGTCGAATCCCCCTCTGTATTTTAATCAAACCGGGCCAGAAAGGGGTATGCCTCCAAGCATTGCTGGGCCTGGTTTTAATTCTGCAGGACCTATGGGACGAGGAGGGCTACCTGATAACGCCCCTGGAGCCGGGGGTTGGGTTCCTCCCCGAAATAATGGACCTCCTGGTAAAGCTCCTTCCAGAGGGGAGCAGAACGATTATTCTCAAAACTTTGTTGACACTGGCATGCGACCCCAAAACTTCATTAGGGAGTTAGAGCTTACCAATGTTGTTGAGGATTACCCGAAGCTCAGGGAGCTAATACAGAAGAAGGATGAGATTGTCACCAAATCTGCTACTCCGCCCATGTACTTCAAATGCGACCTGCGTGAGTTTGAGCTGTCCCCTGAGTTCTTTGGAACCAAGTTTGATGTCATTCTGGTGGACCCACCTTGGGAGGAATATGTTCATCGAGCTCCAGGAATTGCTGAACATACGGAGTACTGGACTTTTGAAGAAATATTAAATCTTAAGATTGAG GCAATAGCGGACACACCTTCATTTATCTTTCTGTGGGTAGGTGATGGTGTGGGCCTTGAGCAGGGCCGCCAATGTTTAAAGAAG TGGGGATTTCGTAGATGTGAGGATATTTGTTGGGTGCAGACAAACAAATCTACTCCAACTCCGTCTTTGCGACATGATTCTCATACTTTGTTTCAGCACTCAAAG GAGCACTGCTTGATGGGAATTAAAGGAACCATTCGGCGCAGTACAGATGGTCATATAATTCATGCCAACATTGATACTGATGTGATTATTGCTGAAGAACCTCCCTATG GTTCGACTCAAAAGCCTGAAGATATGTATCGGATAGTGGAGCACTTTGCTCTTGGCCGCAGAAGGATCGAACTCTTTGGTGAAGACCATAATATTCGCTCAGGTTGGCTGACTGTTGGAAAAGGATTATCCTCGTCAAATTTCAATGCTGAG GCATACATAAAGAATTTTGCTGACATGGATGGGAAAGTTTGGCAAGGGGAAGCCGGACGAAATCCACCACCAGAGGCACCCCACCTTGTCTTAACTACCCCTGAAATAGAATCTCTTAGACCCAAGTCGCCGATGAAGAACCAGCAGCAGCAATCAACAGCCATTACATTGACAACACCGAGCAGAAGAGCAGATGGAAATTCCCCTCAGAATCCAGGTGCTTTAAGCTTAAATCAAGAAGCTTCGAGCTCTTGCCTTCCAGAAGAGaaggtttttgatatatatggATACGGTGGCCAAACTAGTGGAGATTATCTAGATTTTGAATCTCATAGACCATTGAATTTATTGTAA
- the LOC119984374 gene encoding mitogen-activated protein kinase kinase kinase YODA-like yields MPPWWGKSSSKEVKKKASNKEGFIDTLHRKFKIPSEGKPNNRAGESRRRCSDRVSEKGSQSRAESRSPSPSKQVSRCRSFAERPHAQPLPLPSLHPSSVGHTNSGIGISTTPRSEKGSKSFLFLPLPKPACIRNRPNAADLDGDLVTASFSSECSLDSDDLADSSLRSPQGTDYENGNRTAASSPSSVMLKDQTSSISQLGSTVKKPATLSFGNHTSPTSPKQRPLGSHVTNLQVPYHGAFCSAPDSSLSSPSRSPMRGYGAEQVINSAFWAGKPYPDVTLLGSGHCSSPGSGHNSGHNSMGGDMSGQLFWQQSRGSPEYSPIPSPRMTSPGPSSRIHSGAVTPTHPRAGGTSVESQTSWPDDGKLQSHRLPLPPVTVPNSSPFSHPNSTAASPSVPRSPGRAENPTSPGSRWKKGKLLGRGTFGHVYVGFNSESGEMCAMKEVTLFSDDAKSKESAKQLMQEIALLSRLRHPNIVQYYGSETVGDRLYIYLEYVSGGSIYKLLQDYGQLGELAIRSYTQQILSGLAYLHSKQTVHRDIKGANILVDPNGRIKLADFGMAKHIAGQPCPLSFKGSPYWMAPEVIKNSNGCNLAVDIWSLGCTVLEMATTKPPWSQYEGVAAMFKIGNSKELPAIPDHLSDEGKNFVRQCLQRNPLHRPTAAQLLEHPFVKYAAGLERPILGSEPADPPSGVTSGVKSLGISQVRNFPDSERLMIHSSRVSKTGPHVSDIRIPRNVSCPVSPIGSPLLHARSPQHLNGRMSPSPISSPRTTSGSSTPLTGGNGAIPFDHLKQSGYLQDGTGNMPKPSNSLYGNGPYHESNPDIFRGMQPGSPIISELIPCENDVLGKPIGRPIHGEPYDGQSVLADRVSRQLLRDHVKMNPSMDLSPKSPLPSRTGGI; encoded by the exons ATGCCTCCATGGTGGGGAAAATCATCATCCaaagaagtgaagaagaaagcaTCAAACAAGGAGGGTTTCATTGACACATTACATCGGAAATTTAAGATTCCATCGGAAGGTAAACCAAACAATAGAGCAGGAGAGTCTCGGAGACGTTGTAGTGACAGAGTCTCTGAAAAAGGTTCTCAGTCCCGAGCAGAGTCAAGATCACCTTCCCCTtccaaacaagtttcaaggtGTCGGAGTTTTGCTGAAAGGCCCCATGCTCAACCGCTACCGCTTCCTAGTCTGCACCCTTCAAGTGTAGGTCACACAAACTCTGGAATTGGTATTTCAACGACACCCCGATCAGAGAAAGGCTCTAAGTCATTTTTGTTTCTGCCTCTCCCAAAACCAGCATGCATTCGTAACAGGCCAAATGCTGCAGACTTAGATGGAGATTTGGTGACTGCTTCATTTTCCAGTGAGTGCTCCCTCGACAGTGATGACCTTGCTGACTCCAGTCTGCGAAGTCCTCAGGGAACTGACTATGAAAATGGTAATAGAACGGCTGCAAGCAGCCCTTCTAG TGTGATGCTCAAGGATCAGACCTCTAGCATCTCGCAATTGGGCTCAACGGTGAAAAAACCTGCTACTCTTTCGTTTGGCAATCATACCTCTCCCACATCACCGAAACAGAGACCTTTAGGCAGTCATGTAACAAACCTGCAAGTTCCATATCATGGTGCCTTCTGCAGTGCTCCAGACAGCTCATTGTCAAGTCCCTCGAGAAGTCCAATGAGAGGATATGGTGCTGAGCAAGTCATTAACTCTGCTTTCTGGGCAGGGAAGCCTTACCCAGATGTCACTTTACTTGGATCTGGCCACTGTTCCAGCCCAGGTTCGGGTCACAACTCTGGGCATAATTCAATGGGAGGAGATATGTCTGGACAGTTATTTTGGCAACAGAGCAGGGGTAGCCCAGAATATTCTCCAATACCTAGTCCCAGAATGACTAGCCCTGGCCCCAGCTCCAGAATTCACAGTGGTGCTGTCACACCCACACATCCTAGAGCAGGAGGTACATCCGTTGAGTCCCAGACAAGCTGGCCTGATGATGGGAAATTACAGAGTCACAGGTTGCCCCTTCCACCTGTAACTGTTCCCAATTCCTCTCCCTTTTCTCATCCCAATTCGACAGCAGCATCTCCCTCTGTGCCACGAAGTCCAGGAAGGGCAGAGAACCCTACAAGCCCTGGCTCGCGCTGGAAGAAGGGAAAGCTGCTGGGGAGAGGCACGTTCGGACATGTGTATGTTGGCTTCAACAG TGAAAGCGGCGAAATGTGTGCAATGAAGGAGGTGACGTTATTCTCTGATGATGCGAAGTCAAAGGAGAGTGCTAAGCAGCTGATGCAG GAAATTGCTCTATTAAGTCGTTTACGGCATCCAAATATTGTGCAGTATTATGGCTCCGAAACA GTTGGTGATAGACTTTACATATACCTTGAGTATGTATCTGGAGGGTCCATCTATAAGCTTCTCCAGGATTATGGGCAACTGGGTGAGCTGGCAATACGCAGTTATACTCAACAAATCTTGTCTGGACTTGCATATTTACATTCTAAGCAAACTGTCCATAG AGATATCAAAGGAGCAAACATTCTTGTGGACCCAAATGGTCGCATTAAGTTGGCAGATTTTGGAATGGCAAAGCAT ATCGCTGGGCAACCATGCCCATTATCATTCAAAGGAAGCCCATACTGGATGGCACCTGAg GTTATCAAGAATTCAAATGGTTGCAACCTTGCCGTTGATATATGGAGTCTTGGATGCACCGTTTTGGAAATGGCTACAACAAAACCACCTTGGAGTCAGTATGAAGGG GTTGCTGCCATGTTTAAGATTGGAAACAGTAAAGAACTTCCTGCAATTCCTGATCACCTCTCAGATGAGGGAAAGAATTTTGTGAGACAATGCTTGCAACGAAATCCACTTCATCGTCCTACAGCCGCCCAGCTTTTGGAGCACCCCTTTGTGAAATATGCTGCAGGTCTGGAAAGGCCTATTCTGGGTTCTGAGCCAGCAGATCCACCATCTGGGGTTACAAGTGGAGTGAAATCTCTG GGCATCAGCCAAGTGAGAAACTTTCCAGATTCTGAGAGACTGATGATTCATTCGTCTAGAGTTTCCAAAACTGGTCCCCATGTGAG CGATATCCGTATTCCAAGGAATGTATCTTGTCCTGTTTCACCTATTGGGAGCCCCCTTTTGCATGCAAGGTCACCGCAGCATCTGAATGGTAGAATGTCTCCTTCGCCAATATCAAGCCCGAGGACCACTTCGGGCTCATCAACTCCTCTCACAGGTGGCAATGGAGCTATACCTTTCGATCACCTTAAGCAGTCAGGTTACCTGCAGGATGGTACTGGGAACATGCCAAAGCCTTCAAATAGTCTCTACGGCAATGGTCCTTATCACGAGTCAAACCCTGACATTTTCAGAGGGATGCAGCCTGGATCTCCTATCATCTCAGAATTGATACCTTGTGAAAATGATGTTTTAGGAAAGCCGATTGGAAGGCCTATTCACGGGGAACCTTATGACGGACAGTCTGTTTTGGCTGATCGTGTCTCCAGGCAACTCCTGAGGGATCATGTGAAGATGAACCCATCCATGGATTTGAGTCCCAAGTCTCCTTTGCCTAGCCGGACTGGTGGCATCTAG